DNA sequence from the Methanofollis formosanus genome:
GATGATCATCGGCCGCGTCAGTTGCAGACCGCTGTACCGGTCGACGATGAGAACCATCGCGAACCCGAGGACCGAGATGGTGATCGAGGAGACAAAATGGGCGAACTTGTCGTAGTAGGGCGAGAAGAGGTCGTAATATGCGGAGATATGCCCGGCCACATGGAGGTACAGGGAGATGGCGATGAGGAGGTTGACCTCCCAGGGCATACAGATGTCGGTGCGTCTGCTGACGATGTACGGCACGGTGGTGACCAGGAATCCAAAAAATCCGACAATTGCCAGGAAATAGTCCCCGATAGCAACGCTGTATCCGACGTTCAGGAGGATGAGGCCCTGGACTACGTACGCAGCAACCTGACCGGGTGGCCACCGCCAGATCATGGCAGTGGTGAATGGCACGCCGGGGATATATATCTGACAGTCAGGGCCATTGCATGGTTCGGCAGGTTGCAGGCCCGAAAAAT
Encoded proteins:
- a CDS encoding DUF2238 domain-containing protein, translated to MIWRWPPGQVAAYVVQGLILLNVGYSVAIGDYFLAIVGFFGFLVTTVPYIVSRRTDICMPWEVNLLIAISLYLHVAGHISAYYDLFSPYYDKFAHFVSSITISVLGFAMVLIVDRYSGLQLTRPMIIFFIVIFTMALGAIWEIYEFAFDTVFGTELQHGLEDTMYDLIFDLVGALIIATVGNFYLRRVEKEEMVRMFLNSGH